The region ACGGTACACGGCGATGCCCAGTGCCCCGTCTTTATTGAATTCAATATTTTCTAATTCACCGTTACGGGTATTCACCGATAAACCGGTTTGCCTGCTGATCGACACCTCGGCGGTATCGGCGCCTAAGCGCTTAGCACTGGCAAGCGCTTGCTCTACCGCCAGCTCAAGCTGGCGCTGTTCTGTTTGAATATCTGCTGGGGTCATAATGATTTCACTGGCTCAGTTTGCAGTTAGCATAACAGACCCCTGCGCGCCTTGGGAGAAGCTGGTAATATATATGTCAATGTTCATTAATACGGAAAAGCCTATGCGCCGCAAAGACGATGCCCCAGAGAAAGAAGAAGAAATCGAATGGGTCAGTAAGAGTGAAATGAAGCGAGACAGCCTAGCTTTGCGCAAGCTTGGTGACACGCTGGTCAAATTAGAGCCTCATGAGTTGGCCAAGGTGCCGCTCGATGAAGACTTGGCAGAAGCCGTAGAGCTCGCTCATAAGCTGCACGGTAAGCACGAAGGCTTACGCCGCCATATGTCTTATCTGGGTAAACTACTGCGCTTGCGCGATGTGACAGATATTCAAAAAGCCTTGGCCGGCTTTGAGCACAAGACCACGGTGGCGAACGTTAAATTCCATAAACTGGAGCTGTGGCGTGACCGTTTGATCAAAGAAGGCGACAAAGGCGTGAATGCCATCATGTCCGAGTATCGCCAGCTAGACCGCCAAAAACTGCGCCAGCTGGCCCGCAACGGCCGTAAAGAGATGGCCGCCGGCCTGCCGCCTGCAGCTTTTCGCGAACTGTTCCAGTATTTGAAAACGAATATTAAAGAAGAAGAATAAACCAGCGCCCAGCCAACAAAAAAAACACCGCAGCCCTAGGACGGCGGTGTTGTTTTTGGCAATTTACCAGCCCATTAAAAAGGCACCCTATCTAATGATACGGTGCCTTTTTTTACGTTTGATGCTAGGCGCATAGCCCTGACCTTAAAAACTATTCTGCTTCGCAGAACTTGCAGCTAAAGCGCAAGACTCCAAAAGACTCTGTTTATCTTTAGCTTGGTGCTGGGCGCTCGGCGCTGCAGTTACTGCGTCCCACCCACGGTGAGCTGATCTAGCTTCAAGGTTGGTTGGCCGACGCCGACCGGTACGCTTTGGCCTTCTTTGCCGCACACGCCCACGCCGGCATCCAGCGCTAAATCATTACCCACCATAGACACCTGACTCATGGCTTCTGGGCCATTGCCGATTAAGGTGGCGCCTTTTATAGGTGCGGTGATTTTGCCGTTTTCAATTAAGTAGGCTTCAGAGGCCGAGAACACAAACCGGCCCGAGGTAATGTCCACCTGCCCACCACCAAAATTAGGCGCATAAATACCTTTTTTCACGCTCTTGATAATGTCTTCCGGTGAAGACTCGCCTGCCAACATATAGGTGTTGGTCATGCGAGGCATAGGTAAATGTGCATAAGACTCACGACGGCCGTTACCGGTGGGCGCCATGCCCATTAAGCGCGCGTTCAGCTTGTCTTGCATATAGCCTTTGAGAATGCCGTTTTCTATCAGCACGTTATAAGCGCCAGGCGTGCCTTCATCATCGACGGAAATCGAGCCGCGACGATCCGCTAGCGTGCCATCGTCCACTATGGTGCACAAGCTAGATGCTACCTTTTCACCGATACGCCCTGCATAGGCTGACGAGCCTTTACGGTTAAAGTCGCCTTCTAAACCGTGGCCGACCGCTTCATGCAGTAATACGCCGGGCCAACCGGCACCTAATACCACTGGCATAGTGCCGGCGGGGGCATCGATGGCTTCTAGATTTACTAGGGCT is a window of Oceanisphaera sp. IT1-181 DNA encoding:
- the tldD gene encoding metalloprotease TldD, which gives rise to MSIEQINRSILVPNELDMALLDAQLARLSRHQIDFADLYFQNSVHESWVLEDGIVKDGSYNIEQGVGVRAVSGEKTGFAYSDELTASALDQAVSAARGIAEKGGDGRFKVGKSQIITPRYMGVNPLDSLSREQKIELLQQMDAFGRSLDSAVSQVIVSISGVYEEILVLATDGTLATDLRPLVRLNCSVLVERNGRRERGGSGGGGRTGYEYFLDIVDGQPRAMSYVKEAVRQALVNLEAIDAPAGTMPVVLGAGWPGVLLHEAVGHGLEGDFNRKGSSAYAGRIGEKVASSLCTIVDDGTLADRRGSISVDDEGTPGAYNVLIENGILKGYMQDKLNARLMGMAPTGNGRRESYAHLPMPRMTNTYMLAGESSPEDIIKSVKKGIYAPNFGGGQVDITSGRFVFSASEAYLIENGKITAPIKGATLIGNGPEAMSQVSMVGNDLALDAGVGVCGKEGQSVPVGVGQPTLKLDQLTVGGTQ
- the yjgA gene encoding ribosome biogenesis factor YjgA, translated to MSMFINTEKPMRRKDDAPEKEEEIEWVSKSEMKRDSLALRKLGDTLVKLEPHELAKVPLDEDLAEAVELAHKLHGKHEGLRRHMSYLGKLLRLRDVTDIQKALAGFEHKTTVANVKFHKLELWRDRLIKEGDKGVNAIMSEYRQLDRQKLRQLARNGRKEMAAGLPPAAFRELFQYLKTNIKEEE